One Ilumatobacter fluminis genomic window, GGCCAGCGGGCGTCGGTCATCCGCGACGGCGACACCGACGCGATGGCCGAGGCGATGATGCTCACCTCGCAGGGCTGGAACCATCCCCGCGTCCTGTCGTGCGAACGCAACGGTGCACTGCACTGCGAGATCGTGCATGCCATGGCGGCGCACCTCGCCCCACCCAGCAAGCAAGGAGACCCGGCATGACCTACGTGCTCGGCGGCTACCAGACCGACTTCGCCCGCAACCTGCGCCGCGAGGAACTGACCCTCGACGACCTCGTCGAGGAGATCGTCCGTGGCACCCTCGGCAGCGCCGCGATCGACGTGGCCCAGGTCGAGAGCATCCACGTGGGCAACGCGTTCGGTCAGCTCTACACGGGCCAGGGGCACCTCGGCGCCATGCCGGCCACCGTCGTGCCCGAACTCGCCGGCGTACCGGCGATGCGGCACGAGGCCGCGTGCGCATCTGCCTCGATCGCCGCACTGGCGGCCATGGCCGAGATCGAGGCGGGCCGCTACGACGTCGTGCTCGTGCTCGGTGCCGAACAGGAACGAACGATGCCCGGCATCCAGGCCGCCCAGGTGCAAGCCGCGGCGGCGCACGTGCCGACCGAGACCGGTGGCGACCTGCCGATCTGGCCGGCGATGTTCGACCGCATCGCCGACGAGTACGACCGCCGATTCGGCGTCGACGATGCCCATCTGCGCTCGATCGCCGAACTCAACTTCTCCAACGCCCAGACCAACCCGAACGCCCAGACCCGAGGGTGGAACCTCGGACCCGAGATGTTCGCCGCCGACGACCACGCCAATCCGGTCGTGGTCGGCCGCCTGCGCCGCACCGACTGCACCCACATCACCGACGGCGGAGCGGGCGTCGTGCTCGTCTCGGAGCGGTGGATGGCGCAGCACCGTCCGTCGGTCGACGAGGCCCGGATCGTCGGGTGGGGGCACCGCACCGTCGGCCTGCCGCTCGAGCCGAAGCTCGCCGCCAGCCGGAACGACGCCTACGTGATGCCCCACGTGCGCCAGGCCATCACCGACGCCTGGAAGCGGGCCGGGGTCGACGACGTCGCAGCGATCGACGCGATCGAGACACACGACTGCATGACGGCGTCGGAGTACATGGCCATCGACCACTTCGGCCTCACCGAGCCCGGGCGGTCGTGGCAAGCGATCGACGACGGCACGATCGCCCGAGACGGCGCCACGCCGATCAATGCGAGCGGCGGCCTGCTCGGCGGCGGCCACCCGGTCGGATCGACCGGCGTCCGCATGCTCGTCGACGCCTGCAAGCAAGTGCGCGGGACGGCCAACGGCTACCAGGTCGACGGCGTCCGCCGAGCACAGACCCTGAACATCGGCGGCTCGACCGCCACCACCGTCAGCTTCGTCGTCGAACCCGCCACCGCGGGCTGACCCTCCCCAGGAGCACCACCGTGAGAGTCCAGATCCACGAAACGTTCGAGTCGGGCCTGCCCGCCGACGACACCCACCCGTACCGCACGGGCGCCTGGCGCCCGCAGACACGCGAGTACGACGCATGGGACCTCGACGTGGTCGGCGAGATCCCCGACGACCTCGCCGGCACCTACATCCGCAACACCGAGAACCCGCTGCTCCCCTCGATCGAGCGCTACCACCCGTTCGACGGTGACGGCATGCTCCACTCCATCTCGTTCGCCGCCGGGGAGGCGCAGTACCACAACCGGTTCGTGCGCACCGACGGCTTCGTCGCCGAACGGGAGATGGGCCAAGCGCTCTTCGCCGGCGTCGCCGAGAACGTCAACGCCGCCAAAGAGTCGTGCGAACTCGGTGCGCGTCCGAACATGAAGGACGCGTCGAGCACCGACGTGGTGGTCCACAACGGGAAGGCGCTATCGAGCTTCTGGCTGTGCGGCGACCTGTACGCCTTCGACCCAGTCACCCTCGAGGCACAGGGCCGCGAAACCTTCGGCCTGCCCGACGGCGTCGGCATCTCGGCCCACACCAAGATCGACGAGGTCACGAACGAGCTGCTGTTCTTCAACTACGGAACCGAACAGCCGTACATGCACTACGGCGTCGTCGGTGCCGACGGCGGACTCGCCCACTACATCGACGTGCCGCTGCCCGGCCCTCGCCTGCCCCACGACATGGCGTTCACCGAGCACTACTCGATCCTGCCCGACCTGTCGATGTTCTGGGAGCCGAGCCTGATCGAGCACGGCATCTACCTGCCGTCGTTCCACCGCGACGTCCCGACCCGGTTCGCGATCGTGCCGCGCTACGGCACCACCGAAGAGATCCGCTGGTTCGAGGCCGACCCCACCTACGTCCTGCACTGGATCAACGCCTACGAGGACGGCGACGAGATCGTCCTCGACGGCTTCTTCCAGGAGACGCCATCGCCCGATCCGATCCCCGAGTGGTCGTTCGATCAGAACCTGTTCCGCTACCTCGACCTGTATTCCATGAACGCCAAGGCCCACCGTTGGCGGTTCAACCTGCGCACCGGCGAGACGAAGGAAGAGCACCTGTCGGAACGCATCCAGGAGTTCGGGATGATCAACGGCCGCTACGGCGGTCGCCGCCACCGCTACTCGTTCAACGCGCTGCCGTGCGAGGGCTGGTTCGGCTTCAAGGGCGTCATCAAGCACGACGTCGACAGCGGCACCGAGGAGATCCTCGAACTGCCCGATGGAGTGTTCGCGAGCGAAACGGTCATGGCCCCGCGCCTCGGCTCCACCGCCGAGGACGACGGCTACCTGATCACGTTCACGATGGACGTGAACGACGACCGCTCCGAGTGCCTCGTCGTCGACGCCGCCGACATCACCGCCGGGCCGATCGCCCGGATCTCGCTGCCGGAGCGCATCAGCTCGGGCACCCACGGCTTCTGGAGCCCCGCCGACGCCTGACCCGACGGGACGGCGACGAGCGTCGCGAACCCACCGCCGACGGACCCCGTCACTCACGTAGGTTGCCGACATGGGCGCAGCGGTCGAACGGCACCTGTCGGGGATCGATGCGGTTGTGGCGACGACGGAGCTGCTGCAGCGGAACCGGGCGATGCATCCCACCGCCGGCAT contains:
- a CDS encoding acetyl-CoA acetyltransferase, which encodes MTYVLGGYQTDFARNLRREELTLDDLVEEIVRGTLGSAAIDVAQVESIHVGNAFGQLYTGQGHLGAMPATVVPELAGVPAMRHEAACASASIAALAAMAEIEAGRYDVVLVLGAEQERTMPGIQAAQVQAAAAHVPTETGGDLPIWPAMFDRIADEYDRRFGVDDAHLRSIAELNFSNAQTNPNAQTRGWNLGPEMFAADDHANPVVVGRLRRTDCTHITDGGAGVVLVSERWMAQHRPSVDEARIVGWGHRTVGLPLEPKLAASRNDAYVMPHVRQAITDAWKRAGVDDVAAIDAIETHDCMTASEYMAIDHFGLTEPGRSWQAIDDGTIARDGATPINASGGLLGGGHPVGSTGVRMLVDACKQVRGTANGYQVDGVRRAQTLNIGGSTATTVSFVVEPATAG
- a CDS encoding carotenoid oxygenase family protein, with the translated sequence MRVQIHETFESGLPADDTHPYRTGAWRPQTREYDAWDLDVVGEIPDDLAGTYIRNTENPLLPSIERYHPFDGDGMLHSISFAAGEAQYHNRFVRTDGFVAEREMGQALFAGVAENVNAAKESCELGARPNMKDASSTDVVVHNGKALSSFWLCGDLYAFDPVTLEAQGRETFGLPDGVGISAHTKIDEVTNELLFFNYGTEQPYMHYGVVGADGGLAHYIDVPLPGPRLPHDMAFTEHYSILPDLSMFWEPSLIEHGIYLPSFHRDVPTRFAIVPRYGTTEEIRWFEADPTYVLHWINAYEDGDEIVLDGFFQETPSPDPIPEWSFDQNLFRYLDLYSMNAKAHRWRFNLRTGETKEEHLSERIQEFGMINGRYGGRRHRYSFNALPCEGWFGFKGVIKHDVDSGTEEILELPDGVFASETVMAPRLGSTAEDDGYLITFTMDVNDDRSECLVVDAADITAGPIARISLPERISSGTHGFWSPADA